A portion of the Haliaeetus albicilla chromosome 5, bHalAlb1.1, whole genome shotgun sequence genome contains these proteins:
- the AKAP5 gene encoding A-kinase anchor protein 5, whose amino-acid sequence MVKAAKEIQMESPRESETHSTGAACSPSEEQAEKPSMLCFKKRKKSCNKGLTEKDACEGASEEKSQCISADQGEVKVPTQSRSSKGAWAAIKNLARPRRRQKSSSRKKVPSDSQVQLEMDAEDGCAQGFPKKRASSGVKMPCVRFSRGKKKPSPSEAVEESEDSVQANEVMGILNKAIEEPEDLAPTDKSESFSPPASAEEDQDTAKECASSVGKSEPLTEPTPDAEEHAEHTAQSEITDSETVNETAQEKLQEGSLPQTTVHVEGGEVAPEAPVSKDQPDSSPETTELQEIPNTCQELPEGDESEKSINLPEELKAEEAVKDFSQSAFKDDAASVQGCSSHQVTLEAPVGAGVSIVITVTEAEDSDNTDSDQAYEPSPVLHRNKQRGSKKSSGSFDFGKKEGSEAGGGPQAEEKGPGDQGHRTGEQYELLLIETASSLVKAAIQSSIEQLVNEMALEQNKHNSFL is encoded by the coding sequence ATGGTGAAGGCAGCTAAGGAAATTCAAATGGAGAGCCCAAGAGAGTCAGAGACTCACAGCACAGGGGCAGCGTGCTCCCCCTCGGAGGAACAGGCAGAAAAACCCTCCATGCTCTGTTTTAAGAAGCGGAAGAAGTCCTGTAATAAGGGGCTGACCGAGAAGGATGCGTGCGAAGGAGCCTCAGAGGAGAAAAGCCAATGCATCAGCGCTGACCAAGGGGAGGTGAAAGTTCCTACTCAATCCCGATCCTCCAAAGGAGCCTGGGCAGCCATCAAAAACCTCGCAAGACCTCGGAGAAGGCAGAAATCCTCCTCGCGGAAGAAGGTGCCCTCCGATTCCCAAGTGCAGCTGGAGATGGATGCTGAGGATGGCTGTGCGCAAGGCTTCCCGAAGAAACGGGCGAGCTCTGGGGTGAAGATGCCCTGTGTACGGTTCTCCAGAGGcaagaaaaaacccagcccCTCTGAAGCGGTGGAGGAGTCGGAGGACAGTGTTCAAGCAAACGAAGTGATGGGCATTTTGAATAAAGCTATTGAAGAGCCGGAGGATTTGGCCCCGACGGACAAGTCCGAATCCTTCAGCCCCCCAGCCTCTGCGGAGGAGGACCAGGATACGGCGAAGGAATGCGCCAGCTCTGTTGGGAAGAGTGAGCCCTTGACAGAGCCCACACCTGATGCAGAGGAACATGCGGAGCACACCGCTCAGTCGGAGATAACCGATTCAGAGACAGTTAATGAAACAGCCCAGGAAAAACTGCAGGAGGGGAGCCTACCCCAAACCACAGTCCATGTGGAAGGCGGGGAGGTTGCTCCCGAAGCGCCCGTTTCCAAGGATCAACCCGACAGCTCCCCTGAAACCACTGAGCTGCAGGAAATCCCTAATACCTGCCAAGAGCTGCCTGAAGGGGATGAATCAGAAAAGAGCATAAATCTTCCTGAGGAGCTCAAAGCCGAAGAGGCTGTAAAGGATTTCAGTCAGTCGGCGTTTAAAGATGATGCAGCGAGCGTGCAGGGCTGCTCCAGCCACCAGGTGACATTAGAAGCACCCGTGGGCGCTGGCGTCAGCATCGTCATCACCGTCACCGAAGCTGAGGACTCTGACAACACCGACTCTGACCAGGCCTACGAGCCGTCCCCGGTTTTGCACCGAAATAAGCAAAGAGGGAGTAAAAAATCAAGCGGGAGCTTTGATTTTGGTAAAAAAGAGGGCTCCGAGGCTGGCGGCGGTCcccaggcagaggagaagggtCCGGGCGACCAGGGGCACAGAACTGGGGAGCAGTACGAATTGCTCCTCATAGAAACCGCGTCTTCCCTCGTGAAGGCGGCCATTCAGTCGTCCATAGAGCAGCTGGTCAACGAAATGGCCCTGGAACAGAATAAACACAACAGTTTTCTGTGA